In the genome of Halostella limicola, one region contains:
- the tbsP gene encoding transcriptional regulator TbsP — protein MTSNLLDKQLGDLLTQVLADADDEVIVVNPSSDAIEDVIRVATDFEGDAPEIRMLADERTLKGVMDDFIVASHAADLIDAGTMTLRTTEDAQQNSLLVTGETVVALVDAGSHVGGLTADDDEFVDAAYDTYNTQWEEADDFHLRTPPITQVRETLAEEISPEARDDFTGILDTLETARGDGDGLDEVTISLLVAAKNEALLYDISKWGEDVGIASKATFSRTKTKLEDMGLIDTEKVPIDVGRPRLRLKLGDERLTGADDDQVASVAQSILN, from the coding sequence ATGACCTCAAATTTACTCGACAAACAACTAGGCGATCTGTTGACACAGGTGCTGGCGGACGCTGACGACGAAGTCATCGTCGTCAACCCGTCGTCGGACGCGATCGAAGACGTGATCCGCGTCGCGACGGACTTCGAGGGCGACGCCCCCGAGATCCGGATGCTCGCCGACGAGCGGACGCTCAAGGGCGTGATGGACGACTTCATCGTCGCCAGTCACGCGGCCGACCTCATCGACGCCGGCACGATGACGCTGCGCACGACCGAGGACGCCCAGCAGAACTCCCTGCTCGTCACGGGCGAGACGGTCGTCGCGCTCGTCGACGCCGGCAGCCACGTCGGCGGCCTCACGGCCGACGACGACGAGTTCGTCGACGCCGCCTACGACACCTACAACACGCAGTGGGAGGAGGCCGACGACTTCCACCTCCGGACGCCCCCGATCACGCAGGTCCGGGAGACCCTCGCCGAGGAGATCAGCCCCGAGGCCAGAGACGACTTCACGGGCATCCTCGACACCCTCGAAACCGCCCGCGGCGACGGCGACGGGCTCGACGAAGTGACGATCAGCCTCCTCGTCGCGGCCAAGAACGAGGCCCTCCTGTACGACATCAGCAAGTGGGGCGAGGACGTGGGCATCGCCTCCAAGGCGACGTTCTCCCGCACCAAGACGAAGCTCGAAGACATGGGCCTCATCGACACCGAGAAGGTCCCGATCGACGTCGGCCGCCCGCGCCTGCGCCTCAAACTCGGCGACGAGCGCCTGACCGGCGCCGACGACGACCAGGTCGCGAGCGTCGCGCAGTCTATCCTCAACTAA